A stretch of the Massilia varians genome encodes the following:
- a CDS encoding multicopper oxidase family protein: MSSRRDFFTGAAALVGAGLVSRAGAATLPEAPIMTSAATQPPPPPPNGRPYNPVVTLNGWSLPWRMNNGVKEFHLIAEPVVREIAPGMKANLWGYNGQSPGPTIEVVEGDRVRIFVTNKLPEHTSIHWHGQRLPNGMDGVTGLNQPGIQPGKTFVYEFVARRPGTFMYHPHADEMVQMAMGMMGFWVTHPKNPAHHKVDRDFVFLLNAYDIEPGSYTPRVNEMLDFNIWTFNSRAFPGIDTMNVRQGDRVRIRAGNLTMTNHPIHLHGHEFEVTGTDGGWTRPESRWPEVTTDIAVGQMRAIEFIADEPGDWAFHCHKSHHTMNAMGHDVPNLIGVDHRGVAEKITKLVPDYMVMGEKGGSMGDMEMPLPENTLPMMTGQGPFGGVEMGGMFTVLKVRKDQKPGDYKDPGWYKHPAGTVAYEWKGEQPAAVRNQSGGGQSMPATKPADIEVTVRKPTGHQGHH; the protein is encoded by the coding sequence ATGAGTTCTCGTCGAGATTTCTTCACTGGCGCAGCCGCCCTCGTGGGCGCAGGACTGGTCAGCCGCGCTGGCGCGGCCACCCTCCCGGAAGCCCCGATCATGACCAGCGCCGCCACGCAGCCGCCACCGCCACCGCCCAACGGCCGCCCCTATAACCCGGTCGTCACCCTGAACGGCTGGTCGCTGCCCTGGCGCATGAACAATGGCGTCAAGGAGTTCCACCTGATCGCCGAACCGGTCGTGCGCGAGATCGCGCCCGGCATGAAGGCCAACCTGTGGGGCTACAACGGACAGAGCCCCGGGCCGACCATCGAGGTCGTCGAAGGCGACCGCGTGCGCATTTTCGTCACCAACAAGCTGCCAGAGCACACCAGCATCCACTGGCATGGCCAGCGCCTGCCCAACGGCATGGATGGCGTCACCGGCCTGAACCAGCCCGGGATCCAGCCGGGCAAGACCTTCGTGTACGAGTTCGTCGCTCGCCGCCCGGGTACCTTCATGTACCACCCGCATGCCGACGAGATGGTGCAGATGGCGATGGGCATGATGGGCTTCTGGGTCACGCACCCAAAGAACCCGGCCCATCACAAGGTCGATCGCGATTTCGTCTTCCTGCTGAACGCCTATGACATCGAGCCGGGCAGCTATACGCCCCGCGTCAACGAGATGCTCGACTTTAACATCTGGACCTTCAACAGCCGCGCCTTCCCGGGCATCGACACCATGAACGTGCGCCAGGGCGACCGCGTGCGCATCCGCGCCGGCAACCTGACGATGACGAATCACCCAATCCACCTGCATGGCCACGAATTCGAGGTCACCGGCACCGATGGCGGCTGGACCCGTCCGGAGTCGCGCTGGCCGGAGGTGACTACCGATATCGCCGTAGGCCAGATGCGCGCCATCGAGTTCATCGCGGACGAGCCGGGGGACTGGGCCTTCCACTGCCACAAGTCGCACCACACCATGAACGCGATGGGACATGACGTGCCGAACCTGATCGGCGTCGACCATCGGGGCGTGGCCGAGAAAATCACGAAGCTCGTTCCCGACTACATGGTCATGGGTGAGAAAGGCGGCTCGATGGGCGACATGGAGATGCCGCTGCCGGAAAACACGCTGCCGATGATGACCGGCCAGGGACCGTTCGGTGGAGTCGAGATGGGCGGCATGTTCACGGTGCTCAAGGTCCGCAAGGATCAGAAGCCGGGCGACTACAAGGATCCGGGCTGGTACAAGCACCCCGCCGGCACGGTGGCGTACGAATGGAAAGGCGAGCAGCCAGCGGCGGTACGCAACCAGAGTGGGGGCGGCCAGTCCATGCCCGCCACGAAGCCTGCAGACATCGAGGTAACTGTTCGTAAGCCGACTGGCCACCAGGGCCATCACTAA
- a CDS encoding DUF411 domain-containing protein produces MKRLLRQTALAAALCTPVFAMAAAPVVEVFKSESCGCCAAWVDHLKANGFATKVSNVANPSDYRERGGIPNELGSCHTAMVRGYAIEGHVPADDIKRLLVERPKAKGLAVPAMPLGSPGMEGPRKDPFDVLLVQANGKTKVFKHYN; encoded by the coding sequence ATGAAACGATTATTACGTCAGACCGCACTCGCCGCTGCGTTGTGCACACCTGTGTTTGCGATGGCGGCCGCCCCGGTCGTCGAGGTATTCAAGAGCGAATCCTGCGGCTGCTGCGCGGCCTGGGTGGATCATCTGAAGGCCAACGGCTTCGCTACCAAGGTGTCGAACGTCGCCAACCCGTCGGACTACCGCGAACGGGGTGGTATCCCCAACGAGCTGGGCTCGTGCCATACCGCGATGGTGCGAGGCTATGCGATTGAAGGGCACGTGCCGGCGGACGACATCAAGCGGTTGCTGGTCGAAAGGCCAAAGGCAAAGGGACTGGCAGTGCCCGCGATGCCGCTCGGCTCCCCCGGCATGGAAGGTCCGCGCAAGGACCCGTTCGACGTCCTGCTGGTGCAGGCCAATGGCAAGACCAAAGTTTTCAAACA